The segment GGGCGGCAGCATGATCCAGCTGACCGAGATCCTGCACCGCAGCGCCAAGCTGAGGCAGCGCCGCTTCGAGACGCTGCCGATGCGCGGACCGGGCAGCCCGTTCACCGAACCCCAGGGGCGCAAGCCCGGCGACGTGACCGCCCCGGAGGAGCTGTCCGACCTCATCTCGTCGATGTCGGTCGTGGGCATGCTCGAACCCGTCCTCGCGGAAGAGATCACCGTCGCCGGCCGCGCCCCGACCATCCGCCTGGTCACCGGCGAGCGCCGCCTGCGGGCCATGCGCTGGGGTGCCCAGAACCTGCCGGACAACCCGCACTTCGCGGCGCTGGCCGCCGTGGTGTGCCCGGGCCCGCTCAGCGATGAAGAGCGGCATATGTGGAGGTTCGTGGAGAATTTCGCCCGCGAACCGCTGCGCCCGGGCGAGCAGGCCGCTGCCCTGATGTACCAGCGGTGCGCCGTACTGGTCGGCAAGCTGCTGCGGGCCGGCAAGCCCGTCCCCGGCCACGTCTACGCCATCACCGACAGCGTCGAGCGCTTCAAGGCCCTGGAGAAGATCCGCGGCACGGACCAGAGCTGCGCCGCCCCCTGGACCGAGGTACTCAGCCGCCTCGGCCTCCAGCTCACCGAGCGCAAGGCCACCGAACTCGTACGCGCCTTCCGGGAACTGCCCCGCGAGCTGACCGAGGAGATGGACGAGGAAGCCGTCCGTCTCAACACCAGGATCAAGTTCGCGGCGCTGCGCCGCGGGCGCGAGGCCGCGGCGGCAGACATCTGGGCGGCGCTGAAGGGCAGCAGCCGACTGCACCTGCTGCCCAGTGCCGTCGACATCGGCCTGACGGCACCGGAGCTCGAGCCCGAGAAAGTGATCGAGGCCGCGGAGGAACGCCTGGAGCGGGCCAACGCCGGCCGCCGCCGCGCGCTCACCCGGGTCCCGGAGCCGCTCAGCCCCGCCGACGCGGAGACTGACCCAGCAGACGAGGGCCAGCCAGAGAGCCAGGAGGCCACAGAGTCCGGCCAGGTCGAGTATCCACCCGTCGCCGCCGTCCCCGCTCCCCCCACGCAGGACACGCCACCGGCTCCCTCTCCAGCTCCTGCGGCGGACTCCCAGGTGGTCCGCAGCGCCCTCGACGGACTCCGCGGCCTGCTGGCCGAGGTCCGCGCGGGACGCGAAGTCCCCCGGTACGACCGCGGGTCCCTGCGCCTGGCCCTCCGCGAGCTCGAACAGCACCTGGCCGACACCAACCCCACCCCGATCCAAGAGAGCGAGAACGCCGCATGACCACCGTTTCCCTTCAGATGCCCCGGGTCGGCCAGCCGCTGCCCCTGCCCGGCCGCGGCTGCGACTGCCGTTCCTGCGCGTTCTGGGCCGGCCCGGACGGCCGGGGCGGCCCGGCGACCGTCGAACCGCTGTGCTCGGGCAGCAACTCGGACTGCTCGTACTGCGGCTGCTCCGCGACCGAGGCGGGATCGCCCTCCGGTGCGTGCGGCGGCTGCCCGATCCGCTGCGGGTCACGCACGGACATCGCGCAGTGGATGGGCGATGTGGGCGGAACGCTCACCTTCGACGACATCACCATCGACGGCACCCTGCCCGAGCTTCCGTCCTTCATTCCGATGACCGACGGCTCGAACGTGACCCAGTTGGACGCCAGCCTGCGCTGGCCCGCGTACGGGGTTGGCCTGCGCCGGGTCTTCTCCCCGGACACGCACTCGATCTACCCGCGCTTCGCCGGCAAGCAGGCCCGTGAGGTTCTCGCCCTGCGCGAGGGCCAGAAGGCCGTCCTCGTCGGCTACGGCGAGGACCCGATGGTCGAAGCGTTCTGGACGTACCGCAAGCGCGACGGCCTGGTGGAGGAGATCGCCGCCCAGGGCTGGGACCTGGTCCTCGCTCCGAACTATTCGATCTACGGCAACTGGCCGAGGACCGAGCACTTGCTCAACATGCGCCGGTGCCTTCTGATCGCCCAGGAGCTCGCCGACGCCGGTGTGCCCACCGTTCCGAACATCTACTGGTTCCGCCTGGAGGACTTGAAGCGTTACACCTCCTGGATCGAGGACGCGCCGCCGCCGGCGATCGCCGTCAACCTGCAGACTGTCAGGGAGAACTCGAACTGGGACACGTGGGCACTGCCCGGTCTCTACTGGCTGGCGGAGAACCTGCCGGCCGACATGCCGATCATCCTCACCGGCCTGTCGCGGATCGACAGGATCGCCCAGGTGGTCGCGCTCTTCGGCAACCGCCTGACCCTGGTCAGCCAGAATCCTCACCAGTACGCGCTGCACGGCGCGATCATGACCGCGAACGGCCGCGAGGATGTCCACGCCCGGCCGGGCGACGCCTTCGCCTCCACGGTCCAGTTCATGGCCTCGCTCCTGCCGCCCCGGTGAGCAGCCGTCACACGAAGGCCCCTCGCGGCACCTCTATCTGCCGACCCCGGACCAGGGCCTCCTGCCCCCGCCCTGGCCCGGGCACCCGCCACCACGGTCCGGCCGCGAGCAGAGCTGTGCGCCCGGCCGCCGACGCCTCCACCCGAAGGGACACCGACGATGCACGAGTACGACGCTCTCAGGGCCGCCCGGCCCGAGTGGTTCACGAACACGCCGGGCGGAATCGACATCGAGACCTCCCCCGAAGCGGTCACCCGCGCCGGAGGCGTCATCTACCAGGACACCAGGCGGATCGTGCTCTGCGACGCCGTGACCTTCCCCGACGGCCGGCCCGGCACCTACCTGCGCACGATGAGCGCCTCCCCCGAGCCCGGCGCGGCCATCCTCCCGATGCTCCCCGACGGGAGGCTCGTGCTCGTCGAGCACTTCCGGCACGCCACCCGGTCCTGGCATCTGGAAGCTCCCCGCGGGTTCGGTGCGGCCGGTCTGACATCGACCGACACCGCGGCCAAAGAGCTGGGCGAGGAGATCGGCTCGCACGCCCCCGAGTTGCTGGCCCTCGGCCGGGTCCACCCCGACACCGGCGCCCTGGGCGACGAGGTCCGCCTCTTCGCCGCGCTGATCGCATCGGTCGGTGCACTCGCCACCTCCGAAGGCATCCGCAAGGCGCTCACCGTGACGTTCGAAGAGGCGGAAGCGATGGTCCGCGACGGCCGGATCACCGACGGCCTGACCATCGCCCTGTTGTACCGGGCCCGGCTGCACGGCCTGGCCTCCCACGCTGCTCCCCCGTACACCGCCGCCGAACCCGCCGGCCGGCACAGGGCGGTGGCCGGCGTGTGATCGACAGCGCCGCACTCGCACCCCGAGCCGCCCGCCGATCGAGCCCGGTCGGCGGGCGGTCGCGCTTCCTGCGGCGGGCGGAGATTTCTCCCCGGGTCTCGGTCACACGGAGGCCGGGTTCGACACCTCTATCCGTCGAACCCGAAAAAGGAGGGCTTCCGCCATGTCGACACCCCCCGCGCCACGGCCGACGAGCACTGCACCCGACACCGAGACCACCTGGAAGCTGTGGATCCTGATGGTCTGGCACCCCGCCCTGGGGCTGCCCGTCGACCCCGTCGCCGTCCTCGCGCTGGACACCGCCGAAAACGCCGATCCGGCGCAGCACGTCGTCTGGGTGCCCCTGGTCTACGACGAGGCCAACCCCTGGCGCGAGCGGCTGGCCGAGGGAGCCTCGCCCGAGCGGATCGCCCGGTGGGAGGCCGAGGCGGGCGCGTGCCAGATCGCGCCGGCCGACCTGCCCGAGGGCGCCCTGGACCTGCGGCACGCCGCTGATCTCCTCCTGGACGAGCTTCTCGGCGAGGTCATCCCGGCGCTGCCTCCGCGGACCGGTGCGTGATGGGCACCAACTCCAAGAGCAGCCACGAGTCCTACGCCATCGCGCCGGCCAGCGCCCCGGCGACCTCCGAGGGAAGCGAGGACGTCGGCCTGGCCGCCGCGCCGGCAGAGCCCGAGCTCAGCGACGGGCTCGTCAAGGCGACGACCGACCTGATGGTGGCCATGGACAACCTGGACGCCCTCGCCATCGGCAACGGCGTGGCGACCGGCAACTACCCGGAGCTGCCCGACGACCCGGTCGAGCGGTACGACATCTTCGCCGACCAGATCAAGGCCGCCCGGGAGGCCATCGAGCAGATGAAGGAGGAGGGCGCCTCCGAGGAGGAGGTCAAGGCGCAGCTCGACGCCCTGCGCGCGCAGTCCCTGGCCTACCTCACCGCGCTCGACCCGGAGGAACTGCAGCAGATCGCCGCAGCCAAGGGGTTCGAGCACCCTGCCCTGGTCGGCCTGTCCGGGAAGAGTCAGCACCCCCTCGTCCACTGGCTCGACCCGTACTACAACGACGACATCCCCTCCAAGCAGAAGATCCAGGCCTCTGCGCAGAAGCGGTACGAGCAGCTCGCGGCCGGACAGACGGTCGGCGGGATGACCCTGGCCGACCTCCAGCAGATCGAGGGCACCAGCGGCGCCCCCGACGCGCCGGCCGGAACGTGGGCCGCGACGCCCGACCAGTTCAAGGCCGCGGTGGACACGTGGACCCAGGCGAGCCACGAAGCGGCCTACGCCAAGGGGGTGCTGGACAGCGACAAGCTGAAGAACCTCCTCGACGCGGAGAAGCAGGTCCTCACCGCGCACTCACCCGACACCCCCGACCTGGAGACGCAGAAGAACCAGATCCAGGTATGGACCGGCGACCCCCTTGCGGTCGCCAAGATCAACCAGTCGACCGTGATGCCACTGGTCCAGGATGCTCTGGCGTCGGGGGAGATGTCCCTGACCGAAGCCCAGCACCTCAAGCCGGTCGAGCTCGTCGGCCTGCTGCGCACCGGGACGCCCGAGGCTGAGAAGGAGGCGCTGAAGGCGACCGCTCAGGCACGGAAGGACCAGCTCAAGGCACTCGACAACGCCCTGGACGTCCATCAGGGCGGCAAGCAGGACATCCACACCGAGCTGACCCTGCCCGACCTGGCCAGCAACCCCGAAGCCGCTGCCCAGGTCGCCTCCTGGGCGAAGAGCACCGGCGAACTGCACACGCTGCAACAGGAAGCGCAGGGGTGGATCCACGAGACCCTGCAGTCTCCCGTCGACATCGGCTTCGCCAACCCCGCGCTCCTCAACACCCACCAGGTCGACCCGAAGGCGCTGACCACCGAGTTCAACGCCTGGGCGAAGAACCAGAAGGTCGGTGATCTGCGCGCGGTGGCCGGCGAACTGGGGATGCCGGACCCGGGCAAGGCCAACCGTGCCCAGCTCCAGGGCTACATCGCCGCCAGCTTCAACCCCGCGCTGGACAAGGACGCGATCAACGCGAAGGTCCAGGCGACGGTGGCCAAGAAGCAGGCGGCCGCGGCCGCCAAGGCCGCGTCCCCGCTCGCCTCCGACGAGGCGGTCAACGCCCTCAAGTCCAAGCTCGCGAGCACGGGCACCACCTCCGCTCCGCCTGCTGGACCCGCGGGCGCCGGCGGTCTGACCCAGGAGAGCAAGGTCGAGGCCGCGATCAAGATGGGCGCCAGCCCCGTGCAGGCGCAGAAACTGGCCCAGGCCGCCACGGCGGGACCGACGAAGCCGATCCCGAAGGCCCCGAAGAAGCCGGCCGCCCCGGGATCGTTCAAC is part of the Streptomyces sp. NBC_01216 genome and harbors:
- a CDS encoding DUF4417 domain-containing protein; its protein translation is MTTVSLQMPRVGQPLPLPGRGCDCRSCAFWAGPDGRGGPATVEPLCSGSNSDCSYCGCSATEAGSPSGACGGCPIRCGSRTDIAQWMGDVGGTLTFDDITIDGTLPELPSFIPMTDGSNVTQLDASLRWPAYGVGLRRVFSPDTHSIYPRFAGKQAREVLALREGQKAVLVGYGEDPMVEAFWTYRKRDGLVEEIAAQGWDLVLAPNYSIYGNWPRTEHLLNMRRCLLIAQELADAGVPTVPNIYWFRLEDLKRYTSWIEDAPPPAIAVNLQTVRENSNWDTWALPGLYWLAENLPADMPIILTGLSRIDRIAQVVALFGNRLTLVSQNPHQYALHGAIMTANGREDVHARPGDAFASTVQFMASLLPPR
- a CDS encoding NUDIX hydrolase, translated to MHEYDALRAARPEWFTNTPGGIDIETSPEAVTRAGGVIYQDTRRIVLCDAVTFPDGRPGTYLRTMSASPEPGAAILPMLPDGRLVLVEHFRHATRSWHLEAPRGFGAAGLTSTDTAAKELGEEIGSHAPELLALGRVHPDTGALGDEVRLFAALIASVGALATSEGIRKALTVTFEEAEAMVRDGRITDGLTIALLYRARLHGLASHAAPPYTAAEPAGRHRAVAGV
- a CDS encoding ParB N-terminal domain-containing protein; amino-acid sequence: MTIATVEDAPPEGGSMIQLTEILHRSAKLRQRRFETLPMRGPGSPFTEPQGRKPGDVTAPEELSDLISSMSVVGMLEPVLAEEITVAGRAPTIRLVTGERRLRAMRWGAQNLPDNPHFAALAAVVCPGPLSDEERHMWRFVENFAREPLRPGEQAAALMYQRCAVLVGKLLRAGKPVPGHVYAITDSVERFKALEKIRGTDQSCAAPWTEVLSRLGLQLTERKATELVRAFRELPRELTEEMDEEAVRLNTRIKFAALRRGREAAAADIWAALKGSSRLHLLPSAVDIGLTAPELEPEKVIEAAEERLERANAGRRRALTRVPEPLSPADAETDPADEGQPESQEATESGQVEYPPVAAVPAPPTQDTPPAPSPAPAADSQVVRSALDGLRGLLAEVRAGREVPRYDRGSLRLALRELEQHLADTNPTPIQESENAA